The following nucleotide sequence is from Chrysiogenia bacterium.
CCCCGCCCGCGCGGATTTGAGCCACGACCTCGATGCCATCGCGGCGGCGATCACCGACAAGACCCGCGTGGTGTTCCTGGCCAATCCCAACAATCCCACCGGTACCATGTTCAGCGCCGAGGAGTGGGAGAAGTTTCTGGCGAGAGTTCCCGAGCACGTCCTGCTGGTCGTGGACGAGGCCTACGCCGAGTACGTGGGGGACGAGACCTACCCTGACCATTGGAAGGCGCTGAAGGCCGGTCGCGACGTGCTCATCACGCGCACCTTCTCGAAGATCTTCGGGATCGCCGGGCTGCGTGTGGGCTACGGGGTGACCAGCGCGGGCAATGCCAATTACATGAACCGCGTGCGCCAGCCCTTCAACACGAACCTCGTTGCGCAGGCCGCCGCGCGCGCCGCGCTCGAGGATCATGAGTTCGTGCGTCGCTCGCGGGAGGTAAATGCCCGCGGAATCCACTACCTGCGCGCGCATCTCGAAAAGCGCGGGCTCAAGGTCACCCCCTCCTGGGGCAATTTCGTACTCGTCGACCTGGGTC
It contains:
- a CDS encoding histidinol-phosphate transaminase, with amino-acid sequence MSKVRQNIETLAPYVPGKPVEELERELGITDIIKLASNENPLGPSPMALAAAHEAVGQINLYPDGSGHDLVQAIAKRHGVAPEQVVLGNGSNDVLEVAARTFLAPGDEVVFSQYAFVVYRLVSQAIGASMVEVPARADLSHDLDAIAAAITDKTRVVFLANPNNPTGTMFSAEEWEKFLARVPEHVLLVVDEAYAEYVGDETYPDHWKALKAGRDVLITRTFSKIFGIAGLRVGYGVTSAGNANYMNRVRQPFNTNLVAQAAARAALEDHEFVRRSREVNARGIHYLRAHLEKRGLKVTPSWGNFVLVDLG